GAACGCCGGTACACCGACGTACGCCACCCAGTACCCTTGGAATACCCCGATGACCAAACCAAGGAGCAGCGTCACCGGGATGGCCAGCAGTGTCGGCCAACCCGCCTTGGTAATGAGGGTAGCAACCACGGCGCCGGTGAAACCAACCGCGGAACCCGCCGACAGATCGATGTGGCCTGCAACCATGACCAGCACCATTGTGCACGCGATGACGGCAACGGTAGCCGACTGGAGGAACAGGTTCGACAGGTTCCTTGTGCTGATGAAGATCCCCTTGGTAAGCACAGTGAAGATGCTCCACACGAGCAGCAGCGCAATGATCATCGTGTACTGCCGTACGTTGATACGCAACCGGCTGCGCCAGTTGCCTCCCGGTGAGTTCTGCGGCTGCACGACCGCCTTTGAGTTCACGTTCTCCATGGTTACTTGCCTCCCGTTGCCAAGTACATGACCTTCTCCTGCGTGCCTTCCTTCCAGGAAAGGTCTCCAACCAGTCGACCCATGTGCATGACCAGAATGCGGTCACTGATGCCAAGAATCTCCGGCAGCTCAGACGAAATCATGACGATACACACGCCCTGTTCGACAAGCTGGTTCATAATGTTGTAGATCTCGATCTTGGCGCCGACATCGATACCGCGCGTCGGCTCATCGAGAAAGAGGACCTTGGGGTGCGTCATCAGCCACTTTCCCACAACAACTTTCTGCTGGTTGCCACCAGACAGGTTGCCCACTTTCTGTTCCACAGAGGGCGTCTTGATGGACAGATCCCCGACGTATTGCTCGGTGCGTCGAATCTCCTCGTTGCCGTCGATGATGCCGTTCTTCCACAGCTGCTCCATGCTGGCAAGCGTCATATTGCCGCGCAAGTCCATCATAGCAACAAACCCGTATCGTTTGCGGTCCTCGGACAGATAGGCCACACCCTTGTCGATGCAGGCACTCGGACTATTCGCGACCATCTTCTTGCCGTTCAACAGGAGCTCGCCAGTCCGTCCAACACCATAGCTGCCAAAAATCGACATGGCCAGCTCCGTTCGTCCAGCGCCCATAAGGCCCGCAATGCCCAGAATCTCGCCCTTGCGAACACTGAAGCTGACGCCATCGATGACTTTCCGCGTCGGCACGTCCGGGTCATAGACTGTCCAGTCCTTGATTTCGAGGACGGTTTCGCCCGGCGTATGGTCGACGCGCGGAAAGCGCTGGGTGATTTCGTGTCCCACCATGAGGTTGATCATCCGCTGCTCGGTCATGTTCTTCACATCATCGGTCGCGACAGCTCTGCCATCTCGAAGGATGGTAACGCGATCGGCGATCTGAGCAACCTCCGAGAGCTTATGCGAAATGTAGATGCACGAGACTCCCTTGGCCTGAAGGTCACGGAGTATCTGCATAAGGTTGTCGGTCTCGGTTTCCGTCAGCGCTGCAGTCGGCTCATCGAGAATGAGCATGCTCGCCTTCTTGGACACGGCTTTCGCAATCTCTACCAGCTGCTGCTCGCCAACGCCAAGATCGATGACTTTGATGAGCGGGTTGCGACTCAGATGAACTTCATCCAGGAGCTTGCTTGCGGCGACAAACGTGGTGTCCCAATCGATAATGCCGTTCTTCTGAAACTCATTCCCAAGGTAGATATTCTCTCGGATGGTCATCTGCTTCACAAGCGCAAGTTCCTGGAAGATGATGGCAATCCCGGCTTTCTCGCTGCTCCGCGTTCCGGCAAATTGCAGCTCCTCACCGTTGTATATCATTTCACCGGTGTATGATCCGAAAGGGTACACTCCCGCCAGGACCTTCATCAGGGTAGACTTGCCGGCTCCGTTTTCCCCAACCAGTGCGTGGATTTCGCCCCGCTTCACATTGAAGCTGACGTCATTGAGTGCCTTGACGCCCGGGAATTCCTTGGTGATATGGTTCATCTGGAGAATGTAGTCATCCATCCCTTTCACCTTCCATATTTCGCTGGGAACCGCACAGCCGACGGGCGGGGTTCCCGCAACCACATGCCCTCCTCCGAGACTCATTGGGGGAGCGGGCTTGCCCGCTCCCCGGTTCGTGCAATAATCTTCTACTGGTAAACGTCTGTTCTCTTGAGGTATCCGCTGTCGATCAGCGCAGCATCGATGTTGTCCTTGGTAACAGAGATGGGGACCAGCAGGATCGAAGGAACATCCACGGTGTTGTTATTGACGGTCTGGTTGGCATTCGCGAGAGTATAGCCGCCAAACATCGTCTTGGCTGCTTCGACCGCAGCATCACCAAGCATACGCGTGTCCTTGAAGACAGTCATCCCCTGAGTACCCTTCACGATACGCTGGGCAGCAGCCAGTTCAGCGTCCTGACCGGTGATCGGAACCTTTCCGGCAAGACCCTGGGCAGCTAGCGCCTGGATGCAGCCACCGGCTGTGCCGTCATTCGGAGCGAGGACGCCCTGGATGTTGTTCTTGTTGGCCGTCAGTGCGTTCTCCATGATCTTCAGTGCATTCTCGGGTTTCCACTCGACAACAGCCTGTTCGGCAACGATCTTGATGTCACCCTTGTCGACAAGAGGCTGGATGATGCTCATGGCTCCCTGCTTGAAGAGCTTGGCATTGTTGTCGGTCGGGGCGCCGGACAGAATGGCGTAGTTGCCTTTTGGCATAGCCTTGGTCAGCCAATTACCCTGGAGCACGCCGACCTGTACGTTATCAAATGAGATGTAGACGTCGACGTTGGACGTATTCATGACCAGGCGGTCATAGGAGATGACCTTGACCCCAGCGGCATGCGCCTTGTCGACGATCGTTGCTGCAGCA
This genomic interval from Coprothermobacter sp. contains the following:
- a CDS encoding xylose ABC transporter ATP-binding protein; this encodes MDDYILQMNHITKEFPGVKALNDVSFNVKRGEIHALVGENGAGKSTLMKVLAGVYPFGSYTGEMIYNGEELQFAGTRSSEKAGIAIIFQELALVKQMTIRENIYLGNEFQKNGIIDWDTTFVAASKLLDEVHLSRNPLIKVIDLGVGEQQLVEIAKAVSKKASMLILDEPTAALTETETDNLMQILRDLQAKGVSCIYISHKLSEVAQIADRVTILRDGRAVATDDVKNMTEQRMINLMVGHEITQRFPRVDHTPGETVLEIKDWTVYDPDVPTRKVIDGVSFSVRKGEILGIAGLMGAGRTELAMSIFGSYGVGRTGELLLNGKKMVANSPSACIDKGVAYLSEDRKRYGFVAMMDLRGNMTLASMEQLWKNGIIDGNEEIRRTEQYVGDLSIKTPSVEQKVGNLSGGNQQKVVVGKWLMTHPKVLFLDEPTRGIDVGAKIEIYNIMNQLVEQGVCIVMISSELPEILGISDRILVMHMGRLVGDLSWKEGTQEKVMYLATGGK
- a CDS encoding ATPase; the encoded protein is MKRTSRAIVVLLAAMLFVSVLAGCKTAVPVEKKLKIGLSLATLQEERWVRDKDRITKDCADQGIELLTQIANMDAATQESQCDQMITSGINVLILAAQDSAAAATIVDKAHAAGVKVISYDRLVMNTSNVDVYISFDNVQVGVLQGNWLTKAMPKGNYAILSGAPTDNNAKLFKQGAMSIIQPLVDKGDIKIVAEQAVVEWKPENALKIMENALTANKNNIQGVLAPNDGTAGGCIQALAAQGLAGKVPITGQDAELAAAQRIVKGTQGMTVFKDTRMLGDAAVEAAKTMFGGYTLANANQTVNNNTVDVPSILLVPISVTKDNIDAALIDSGYLKRTDVYQ